One stretch of Chitinivorax tropicus DNA includes these proteins:
- a CDS encoding HAD family hydrolase, protein MMLNVETIQAVIFDMDGLMLDTERLALSCWHQALSQHGYEVDPAIGLGMVGLNSRDSAAWLRSQLGDDFPIELINQTSNTLYIEAVSHGIPLKTGLLSLLDHLDNKQLPKAVATSTRRLYAEKKLQMTGILTRFKLLVCGDEVSAGKPAPEIFLRAAAGLGVAPEHCLVLEDSDPGVRGARAAGMQVIQIPDVRPPSEEVISFGHSILPDLHHVQRLMC, encoded by the coding sequence CCGAACGACTTGCGCTGTCATGCTGGCACCAGGCGCTGTCACAGCATGGTTATGAGGTGGACCCCGCCATCGGGTTGGGCATGGTTGGGTTGAACAGCCGTGATTCAGCAGCGTGGTTGCGCAGTCAGTTAGGTGATGATTTTCCGATCGAGTTGATCAATCAGACCTCCAATACACTCTATATCGAAGCCGTTTCGCACGGCATTCCCTTGAAGACTGGCCTGTTGTCTTTGCTGGATCATCTGGACAACAAGCAACTGCCAAAGGCTGTCGCCACCTCCACCCGCCGACTCTATGCAGAAAAGAAGCTGCAAATGACAGGCATCTTGACACGTTTCAAACTACTGGTCTGCGGCGATGAGGTGAGCGCGGGCAAGCCTGCCCCAGAAATTTTTCTACGTGCGGCAGCGGGGTTGGGAGTGGCACCCGAGCATTGCTTGGTTCTTGAGGATTCCGACCCAGGGGTCAGGGGAGCTCGCGCCGCCGGCATGCAGGTGATCCAGATACCAGATGTCCGCCCGCCCAGCGAGGAAGTCATCAGCTTTGGGCATTCCATCCTGCCTGATTTGCATCATGTCCAGCGGCTCATGTGCTGA
- a CDS encoding substrate-binding periplasmic protein, which yields MLRHSIRQLIYVFSLFICIGSFASANTIPLLTTDTGTTTLHYENGQPKGILVDMVAYIEQQTGLRFEIKCYPWSRTVALGTAGKGAILGLSKTEERDLIFEFSEPLYGVDTILVTKRGQEFPFESLSDLKGIRIGMQAGFKLNDTFEAAKRSYLDIDEDAGNTTSRVKKLLAGRVDAILIGGGQEGLFQVLRNDAILAARSKEFVALPRPLARNEFYLAFPKSMEIGEALHHINAAIRRGKQSGEFARIIGRHSPHDVIYEKAPVLSP from the coding sequence ATGTTGCGACACTCAATACGCCAGTTGATATATGTTTTTTCGTTGTTCATATGCATTGGGTCATTTGCATCAGCTAATACCATTCCGCTGCTCACGACAGATACCGGCACCACCACACTGCACTATGAGAATGGCCAGCCGAAGGGCATTCTGGTAGACATGGTTGCATATATTGAGCAACAAACTGGATTACGCTTTGAAATCAAGTGCTATCCCTGGAGCAGGACCGTTGCCTTGGGCACTGCGGGAAAGGGCGCCATACTTGGGTTGTCGAAGACCGAGGAACGCGACCTGATCTTTGAGTTCTCCGAGCCGCTTTACGGTGTGGACACCATCCTGGTCACCAAGCGTGGGCAGGAATTTCCATTTGAATCACTGTCTGATCTGAAGGGAATACGGATCGGGATGCAAGCTGGGTTCAAATTGAATGATACCTTTGAAGCAGCCAAGCGGAGCTATCTGGATATCGATGAAGATGCGGGCAACACCACCAGCCGTGTGAAAAAACTGCTGGCAGGCAGAGTTGATGCCATCTTGATAGGGGGCGGGCAGGAAGGCTTGTTTCAAGTGCTGCGTAACGATGCCATTCTGGCAGCCAGGTCGAAAGAATTCGTTGCATTGCCACGCCCCTTGGCCCGCAATGAATTCTATCTGGCGTTTCCCAAGTCCATGGAAATCGGAGAAGCCCTGCATCATATCAACGCCGCCATCCGCCGGGGCAAACAGTCTGGCGAGTTTGCCAGGATCATCGGTCGGCACAGCCCGCATGATGTGATCTATGAGAAAGCACCTGTCCTTTCACCTTGA
- a CDS encoding CCXG family PEP-CTERM protein, which yields MKKIVSALMAFMAIGGCLGAATVANASVITYQSRFSDAGNFASGAEYKSAIDGLLTTGATAGYCDRNVGVFADINNQMLCRNGSDSNIAFHYNIAFGLAATNSWSFRLGPDFSKGGAVFLDGQLVASKNDDLWWFGDFNAKDELLEATVTNLLAGNHVLDIYGFDSCCDGEQSAQFRVGAGQWTTFSRQDKQNHVPEPASLALVGAAAIGLRASRRLWV from the coding sequence ATGAAGAAAATCGTATCCGCTTTGATGGCATTCATGGCGATAGGCGGTTGCCTGGGTGCGGCAACTGTTGCCAATGCCAGTGTCATCACCTACCAGAGCCGCTTTTCCGATGCTGGTAATTTCGCTTCAGGTGCTGAATACAAATCTGCAATTGATGGTTTGCTGACAACGGGTGCAACGGCTGGCTATTGCGATCGCAACGTTGGCGTATTTGCTGATATCAACAATCAGATGCTGTGCCGCAACGGCTCAGACAGCAATATTGCGTTTCACTACAACATCGCGTTTGGTCTGGCCGCCACCAACAGCTGGTCATTCCGTCTAGGGCCGGATTTCAGCAAAGGTGGCGCGGTGTTTTTAGATGGCCAATTGGTGGCATCCAAGAATGATGACTTGTGGTGGTTTGGTGATTTCAATGCCAAGGACGAGTTGTTGGAGGCGACGGTGACCAACCTGCTGGCTGGTAACCATGTCCTGGATATCTATGGCTTTGATTCCTGCTGTGACGGCGAGCAATCCGCGCAATTCCGCGTGGGGGCTGGGCAATGGACAACGTTCTCGCGCCAAGACAAGCAGAATCACGTCCCCGAGCCGGCTTCATTGGCATTGGTTGGGGCTGCAGCCATCGGTTTGCGCGCCAGCCGTCGCCTCTGGGTTTGA
- a CDS encoding PP0621 family protein has translation MLIRILAVLLFAYLCWRWFRQREQRSEAARQPAQAGQLLPCRRCGTLVPEQEALQRDGQFYCSETHAQQEKEL, from the coding sequence ATGTTGATCCGCATCTTGGCGGTATTGTTGTTTGCATATCTGTGCTGGCGTTGGTTCCGGCAGCGCGAGCAGCGATCCGAAGCAGCCAGACAACCAGCCCAGGCTGGCCAGTTGCTACCATGCCGACGCTGCGGCACGCTGGTGCCTGAGCAAGAAGCACTCCAGCGGGATGGGCAGTTCTATTGCAGTGAAACACATGCCCAACAGGAAAAAGAGCTGTAA
- the gloA gene encoding lactoylglutathione lyase produces the protein MRILHTMLRVGNLEQSIDFYTQVLKMRVLRRQDYPEGRFTLAFIGYGAESEHTVIELTHNWDTDRYELGNGFGHIAIEVDDAYQACEEVKKLGGKVTREAGPMKHGTTVIAFVEDPDGYKIEFIQKKTP, from the coding sequence ATGCGAATCCTTCACACCATGCTACGTGTCGGCAATCTGGAACAGTCCATCGACTTTTACACCCAGGTACTGAAGATGCGCGTATTGCGGCGCCAGGACTATCCGGAAGGGCGTTTTACCCTGGCATTCATCGGCTATGGCGCAGAAAGCGAACATACCGTCATTGAACTCACCCATAACTGGGATACCGACCGTTACGAGCTAGGCAATGGATTTGGACATATCGCCATTGAAGTCGATGACGCCTACCAAGCCTGCGAGGAGGTCAAGAAGCTGGGTGGTAAAGTCACACGTGAGGCTGGCCCCATGAAACATGGCACCACGGTGATTGCCTTTGTCGAAGATCCTGACGGTTATAAGATCGAATTCATTCAGAAGAAAACACCATGA
- a CDS encoding M48 family metallopeptidase — MPTPQAEQRSIKLADHHIQYSLKRSAKRRTLGLRIDRQGLTVSVPTQVSEARIHALLAEKADWILDKLAQWQEEPPHPAPLQDGSTLWLLGQAITLRVVTTDRIAIRQLGNELLVGLPADQLPALPVKRWLMQQARPHFMARAQTLAPQLGVVPSKILLSNARTRWGSCNGKQEIRLNWRLIQAPPHLVDYVIIHELAHLLEMNHSERFWSHVAKLYPAYKLARSELRAISTRLHQL; from the coding sequence TTGCCAACACCCCAAGCCGAGCAACGGTCGATTAAACTGGCTGACCACCACATCCAGTACAGCCTGAAGCGTAGCGCCAAGCGCCGCACCTTAGGGCTGCGCATCGACCGGCAAGGCTTGACGGTCAGCGTGCCAACTCAAGTCAGCGAAGCACGCATCCATGCATTATTGGCCGAAAAAGCCGATTGGATACTGGATAAACTGGCCCAATGGCAGGAGGAGCCCCCCCACCCGGCGCCGCTACAGGATGGCAGCACCCTTTGGTTATTGGGGCAGGCCATCACCTTACGGGTCGTGACAACAGATCGGATCGCAATCAGACAATTAGGCAATGAATTATTGGTTGGTCTACCGGCAGATCAGCTGCCTGCCCTGCCCGTGAAACGCTGGCTCATGCAACAGGCCAGGCCCCACTTCATGGCACGGGCCCAAACCCTGGCACCCCAGCTAGGGGTGGTGCCCAGCAAGATTCTGCTATCCAACGCGCGGACTCGCTGGGGGAGCTGCAACGGCAAGCAGGAGATCCGCCTGAACTGGCGATTGATTCAAGCCCCCCCACACCTGGTTGACTACGTCATCATCCACGAGCTTGCACACCTGCTGGAAATGAATCACTCCGAGCGATTCTGGTCACATGTCGCTAAACTGTACCCAGCCTACAAGCTGGCCAGATCGGAACTACGGGCCATCAGCACTAGACTCCATCAGCTCTGA
- a CDS encoding lysophospholipid acyltransferase family protein: protein MKVWLRSLLFLLILLIITPIFALIALLVLPLPPLRRYRIVTGWSRLYTWFGVHLCGVRYRVEGLENLPDTPCIIYSKHQSAWETVVFQAIFPPQVWVAKRELAWVPFFGWGLATLSPILINRSDRRKANQQLIDQGRDRLAKGFWIVIFPEGSRVPAGKQREFKHGGARLAHDLNVPILPVALNSGEFWPKNSLWRFPGEITVSIGPAIHPAGHTIQSLTNAGQGWINHEMPRISGIGPCHPRNQSNLANTPSRATVD, encoded by the coding sequence ATGAAAGTCTGGTTGCGATCCCTGCTGTTCTTACTGATACTCCTCATCATCACACCGATATTTGCACTGATTGCGCTGCTGGTTCTGCCACTCCCTCCGCTGCGTCGCTATCGTATCGTGACTGGCTGGTCACGGCTTTACACTTGGTTTGGGGTGCATCTATGCGGGGTCCGTTATCGCGTAGAGGGGCTGGAAAACCTGCCCGACACCCCCTGTATCATCTATTCGAAGCACCAGTCCGCCTGGGAAACCGTTGTGTTCCAGGCCATTTTCCCGCCCCAGGTCTGGGTGGCGAAGCGTGAGCTGGCCTGGGTGCCATTTTTTGGCTGGGGTCTGGCCACCTTGTCCCCGATTCTGATCAATCGGTCCGATCGCAGAAAAGCCAATCAACAATTGATCGACCAAGGCCGGGATCGCCTTGCCAAAGGCTTTTGGATTGTCATCTTCCCTGAGGGATCAAGGGTGCCTGCTGGCAAACAACGTGAATTCAAACATGGCGGCGCCCGCTTGGCGCATGACTTGAATGTACCGATCCTGCCAGTCGCGCTGAACTCCGGTGAGTTCTGGCCAAAAAATTCGCTGTGGCGATTCCCAGGTGAAATCACCGTTTCAATCGGCCCAGCCATCCACCCAGCGGGGCACACCATCCAGAGCCTAACCAACGCCGGGCAAGGCTGGATCAATCACGAGATGCCACGTATCAGTGGGATCGGCCCATGTCATCCACGAAATCAATCCAATCTTGCCAACACCCCAAGCCGAGCAACGGTCGATTAA